In one Acidobacteriota bacterium genomic region, the following are encoded:
- a CDS encoding carboxypeptidase regulatory-like domain-containing protein has protein sequence MRRTAWVVVCLALVLTAVGAMAQAPLAGAGETQVFYPHGVAVSPPLRDLPPATEMAAPGGNREIPNPALQKGTMTAAPSSEEGDPAVQSSHGMYAMPGTVAEFAGIGNLAGVAPPDTEGDIGPDHYVQWVNLHLAAWQINRSTVPYTATQVLGPIAGNTIWSSLGGPCATNNDGDPIVLWDRFRNRWVISQFALPDPYYVAIAVSQTADPTGAWYLYCYEYDATNMNDYPKFGIWPDGYYMTVNQFANMSSWAGAGVCVFEADQMITGSPTARMLKVNLGAVDLNFGGQLPAHFEGMTNPPAGSPCYIMQVDDSSWIPPNDALRIWKATTNWSTGTLTLGVAGQPDLILPTNNWDILCSGTRNCIPQPGTTQAVDAIADRLMYRLQYRNFGSYESMVVNHTVNAGSSRAGVRWYEVRKDSTQPDWYIYQQGTFAPADTYHRWMGSAAQDHMGNLAVGYSVSDASTMYPSIYYAGRLAGDPLGELSQGEALMYLGAASQTGVNRWGDYSSMSIDPYDDCTFWYTTEYSTGGWDWETRIGAFKFGSCSVGPTGTLAGTVTDAATALPLSGATVTATNGTITVNTTTAADGTYSMTLPVSPPNYDVGAARYGYVPDAVTGLVITDGMTTTQNFALAPAPSHVVSGIVTDSNTGWPLYAEITINAPGFPTTTLFTDPLTGGYSITLVDGMAYTFAVSAWVSGYDPGGAVVGPFSTDVTQDFPLTPNLTDCNAPGYHPDYVWMEDFEADNGGFAVSGTTSWAWGAPTSGPGEAHSGANVWATNLSGNYNNSEDGYITSPVIDLSAYAGQVPIVEWWQYLNSESGYDYGSVEVTNNGTTWTRVYGEVSGAVDTAWTKHTVVLDATYATAAFQIRFRFRSDSSVVYPGYYVDDVGVAVAAIPPATVLYSQDFEANNGGYAVSGTTSFAWGTPTSGPGAAHSGVNVWATNLSGNYGNGENGYLTSPVIDLSAGAGNSITLDWWQYLRSESGYDYASVEVSNDSGTNWTRVYGEVSGSIDLAWAKKSVTLASTYAVSTFRLRFHFRSDSSVTYPGWYIDDVSLSYSNAPPISVGCIAPETGGLVVGNVYDANTNNPLNGAAVICAASGTAAATAATPDDPALDDGFYCLYAADNPSDLTASMTGYGPDTATVAVPTFGAVWQDFHLPTGRLEATPSPIEVTVSPSAPTTSVTLTLSETGGADATFDIRERDGHVLAPARRFSVKGQEMLARKMEKKWEAGKEGTSIGRAPAIQFQGEKKPGTETMRPVAALLGEPAYGCNIYPGTNLVQWPDIDIPGTWTDLGSYGSYSFFGGDFLNGDTTTMYAVDYDTNQLCAIDTATRTVTVIGPCTPLGGESWTGLTGSNDGTLYGSSTDITRSTLYTIDPSTGAATVVGQITNAPGIIDIAINVAGEMYGVDIVTDSLIHIDPATGAGTVVGGLGVNANYAQGMDFEDISGILYWAAYTTSGELRTIDTATGASTLVGAFPGGAEVDCLAFTTFGSGDVPWLSETPTTGTVAANTSEAITVDFDATGLAPGDYLATLVVNNNTLYGRINVPVTMHVAYDTLVATASSDVSFGEAPLTVNFTGAATGGDGVYTWAWDFGDGGTSTDQNPTHVYTTAGFFMAVLTVTDGQGSTATDTVLIQVTIPFDMNFYDYTNRAQLCVWKQTGAYRWIVLSGPYAGMTFEGTGVVANGGTAFWTNPADPTYIYATYDSRRHRARAYLTNTTMGVYSAIVDTNTLDNPPCGGGEPDGPSQN, from the coding sequence ATGAGAAGGACAGCATGGGTGGTGGTGTGTCTTGCCCTGGTCCTGACGGCGGTGGGCGCGATGGCGCAAGCCCCGCTCGCGGGCGCCGGCGAGACGCAGGTGTTCTATCCCCACGGGGTGGCGGTGTCGCCTCCCTTGAGGGACCTTCCGCCGGCCACGGAAATGGCGGCTCCCGGCGGGAACCGCGAAATCCCCAACCCCGCTCTCCAGAAGGGGACCATGACCGCCGCGCCGTCTTCCGAAGAGGGCGATCCGGCTGTCCAGTCCTCCCACGGCATGTACGCCATGCCGGGGACGGTGGCGGAGTTTGCGGGAATCGGGAACCTGGCGGGCGTGGCCCCGCCGGACACAGAGGGCGACATCGGCCCCGACCACTACGTCCAGTGGGTGAACCTCCACCTGGCGGCGTGGCAGATCAACCGCTCCACCGTTCCCTACACGGCCACGCAGGTCCTGGGGCCGATCGCGGGGAACACGATCTGGTCTTCCCTGGGCGGGCCGTGCGCGACGAACAACGACGGGGACCCCATCGTTTTGTGGGACCGCTTCCGGAACCGGTGGGTCATCAGCCAGTTCGCTCTGCCCGATCCGTACTACGTGGCCATCGCCGTCTCTCAGACGGCCGATCCCACGGGGGCGTGGTACCTCTATTGCTACGAGTACGACGCCACGAACATGAACGACTACCCGAAGTTCGGCATCTGGCCCGACGGCTACTACATGACGGTGAACCAGTTCGCCAACATGTCCTCCTGGGCGGGCGCGGGCGTGTGCGTCTTCGAGGCGGACCAGATGATCACGGGCAGCCCCACGGCCCGGATGCTGAAGGTGAACCTGGGCGCCGTGGACCTGAATTTCGGCGGCCAGTTGCCGGCCCACTTCGAAGGCATGACCAACCCTCCGGCCGGATCGCCCTGCTACATCATGCAGGTGGACGACTCCTCCTGGATCCCCCCGAACGACGCCCTCCGAATCTGGAAGGCCACCACGAACTGGTCCACCGGGACCCTGACCCTGGGCGTGGCGGGCCAGCCCGACCTCATCCTTCCGACGAACAACTGGGACATCCTCTGCTCCGGAACGCGAAACTGCATTCCCCAGCCCGGCACCACGCAGGCCGTGGACGCCATCGCGGACCGCCTGATGTACCGGCTGCAATACCGCAACTTCGGCTCCTACGAGTCCATGGTGGTGAACCACACGGTGAACGCTGGATCGAGCCGGGCCGGAGTGCGCTGGTACGAAGTGCGCAAGGACTCCACCCAGCCCGACTGGTACATTTACCAGCAGGGCACCTTCGCCCCGGCGGACACCTACCACCGCTGGATGGGCAGCGCGGCGCAGGACCACATGGGGAACCTGGCCGTGGGCTACAGCGTCTCCGACGCCTCCACCATGTATCCCTCCATTTACTACGCCGGCCGCCTGGCGGGCGACCCCCTGGGCGAACTGAGCCAGGGTGAAGCGTTGATGTACCTGGGTGCCGCCTCCCAGACGGGGGTGAACCGCTGGGGCGACTACTCCAGCATGAGCATCGACCCCTATGACGACTGCACGTTCTGGTACACCACCGAGTATTCGACGGGCGGTTGGGATTGGGAAACGCGGATCGGCGCCTTCAAGTTCGGCTCCTGCTCCGTCGGCCCGACGGGGACCCTGGCGGGCACGGTGACGGATGCGGCCACGGCTCTTCCACTCTCCGGCGCCACGGTGACGGCCACCAACGGGACCATCACCGTGAACACGACGACGGCGGCGGATGGCACCTACAGCATGACCCTGCCCGTCTCCCCGCCGAACTATGACGTGGGCGCGGCCCGGTACGGTTACGTGCCGGACGCTGTGACGGGTCTCGTCATCACCGACGGCATGACGACGACCCAGAACTTCGCCCTGGCCCCGGCCCCCAGCCACGTCGTCTCCGGAATAGTGACCGATTCCAACACGGGCTGGCCCCTTTACGCCGAGATCACCATCAACGCTCCGGGCTTCCCCACCACGACCCTCTTCACGGATCCCTTGACGGGCGGCTACAGCATCACTCTGGTGGACGGCATGGCCTACACCTTCGCCGTCTCCGCCTGGGTGTCCGGCTACGATCCGGGCGGCGCGGTGGTGGGTCCCTTCTCCACCGACGTGACGCAGGACTTCCCCCTGACCCCCAACCTGACGGACTGCAACGCCCCCGGCTACCATCCCGACTACGTGTGGATGGAGGACTTTGAGGCCGACAACGGCGGCTTCGCCGTGAGCGGGACCACCTCCTGGGCCTGGGGCGCTCCCACCAGCGGGCCGGGTGAGGCCCATTCGGGCGCCAACGTTTGGGCCACCAACCTGAGCGGAAACTACAACAACAGCGAGGACGGCTACATCACCTCCCCGGTCATCGACCTGAGCGCCTACGCGGGCCAGGTGCCCATCGTGGAGTGGTGGCAGTACCTGAACTCCGAGAGCGGGTACGACTACGGCAGTGTCGAGGTCACGAACAACGGGACGACGTGGACGCGCGTGTACGGCGAGGTCTCCGGCGCCGTGGACACGGCGTGGACGAAGCACACCGTGGTCCTCGACGCCACCTACGCCACGGCGGCCTTCCAGATCCGCTTCCGCTTCCGCTCCGACTCCAGCGTGGTCTACCCCGGATACTACGTGGACGACGTGGGCGTGGCCGTGGCCGCCATTCCTCCGGCGACCGTCCTTTACTCTCAGGACTTCGAGGCCAACAACGGCGGTTACGCCGTGAGCGGTACGACGTCCTTCGCCTGGGGCACGCCCACCTCCGGTCCCGGAGCCGCCCACTCGGGCGTCAACGTCTGGGCCACCAACCTCAGCGGCAACTACGGCAACGGCGAAAACGGATACCTGACTTCCCCCGTGATCGACCTCTCGGCAGGAGCCGGGAATTCCATCACCCTCGACTGGTGGCAGTATCTGCGCAGCGAATCCGGCTACGACTACGCCAGCGTGGAAGTCAGCAACGACTCGGGCACCAACTGGACGCGGGTTTACGGCGAGGTTTCCGGGAGCATCGACCTCGCCTGGGCCAAGAAGTCCGTGACTCTGGCCTCCACGTACGCCGTGTCCACCTTCCGGCTCCGCTTCCACTTCCGCTCCGATTCGAGCGTCACCTACCCCGGTTGGTACATCGATGACGTGAGCCTCAGCTACTCGAATGCCCCGCCGATTTCGGTCGGGTGTATCGCTCCGGAAACCGGTGGCCTGGTTGTGGGCAACGTTTACGACGCCAACACGAACAACCCGTTGAACGGCGCCGCGGTGATCTGCGCGGCTTCCGGCACGGCGGCCGCTACCGCGGCGACACCGGATGACCCGGCCCTGGACGACGGCTTCTACTGCCTCTACGCGGCGGACAACCCGAGCGACCTGACGGCCAGCATGACCGGCTACGGCCCCGACACGGCCACGGTGGCCGTCCCCACCTTCGGCGCCGTGTGGCAGGATTTCCACCTTCCCACGGGACGCCTGGAGGCCACTCCGTCTCCCATCGAAGTGACGGTAAGCCCCTCGGCCCCAACGACCAGCGTGACCCTGACCCTGAGCGAAACGGGCGGAGCCGACGCCACCTTCGATATCCGCGAGCGGGACGGCCACGTGCTGGCCCCGGCGCGGCGCTTCTCCGTCAAGGGGCAGGAGATGCTGGCCAGGAAGATGGAGAAGAAGTGGGAAGCGGGCAAGGAAGGCACCAGCATCGGACGCGCCCCGGCCATCCAATTCCAGGGCGAAAAGAAGCCCGGTACGGAGACCATGAGGCCGGTGGCCGCCCTTCTGGGCGAGCCCGCCTACGGCTGCAACATCTATCCAGGAACCAACCTCGTTCAGTGGCCCGACATCGATATCCCCGGCACCTGGACCGACCTCGGGAGCTACGGCAGCTACAGCTTCTTCGGCGGCGATTTCCTGAACGGCGACACGACGACGATGTACGCCGTGGACTACGACACCAACCAGCTCTGCGCCATCGACACGGCCACCCGCACCGTCACCGTCATCGGCCCTTGCACGCCCCTCGGCGGTGAAAGTTGGACGGGTCTGACTGGCTCCAACGACGGCACCCTCTACGGCTCGTCCACCGACATCACGCGTTCGACGCTCTACACCATTGATCCGTCCACGGGCGCCGCCACGGTAGTGGGGCAGATCACCAACGCTCCGGGCATCATCGACATCGCCATCAACGTGGCGGGCGAAATGTACGGCGTGGACATCGTGACCGACTCGCTCATTCACATCGACCCGGCCACGGGCGCCGGCACGGTGGTGGGCGGCCTGGGCGTGAACGCCAACTACGCGCAGGGAATGGACTTCGAGGACATCTCGGGCATCCTGTACTGGGCGGCCTACACCACCTCGGGCGAACTTCGCACCATCGACACGGCCACCGGCGCCAGCACCCTCGTGGGCGCCTTCCCCGGCGGGGCCGAGGTGGACTGCCTGGCCTTCACGACCTTCGGCTCCGGCGACGTGCCGTGGCTCTCGGAGACTCCCACCACGGGGACGGTGGCGGCGAACACGTCGGAGGCCATCACGGTGGACTTCGACGCCACAGGTCTGGCGCCGGGCGACTACCTGGCGACGCTGGTGGTGAACAACAACACGCTCTACGGCCGGATCAACGTTCCGGTGACGATGCACGTGGCGTACGACACGCTGGTGGCCACGGCGAGCTCCGACGTGAGCTTCGGCGAGGCGCCGCTGACGGTGAACTTCACGGGCGCGGCCACGGGCGGAGACGGGGTCTACACCTGGGCGTGGGACTTCGGCGACGGCGGGACCTCGACGGACCAGAACCCGACGCACGTGTACACGACGGCCGGCTTCTTCATGGCCGTGCTGACGGTGACGGACGGGCAGGGCTCAACGGCGACGGACACGGTGCTGATCCAGGTCACGATCCCCTTCGACATGAACTTCTACGACTACACGAACCGGGCCCAGCTGTGCGTGTGGAAGCAGACGGGCGCGTACCGGTGGATCGTCCTGTCCGGACCCTACGCGGGGATGACCTTCGAGGGGACGGGGGTGGTAGCCAACGGCGGCACGGCGTTCTGGACGAATCCGGCGGACCCGACCTACATCTACGCGACGTACGACAGCCGCCGCCACCGCGCGCGGGCGTACCTGACGAACACGACGATGGGCGTGTACTCGGCCATCGTGGACACCAACACCCTCGACAACCCGCCCTGCGGCGGAGGGGAGCCCGACGGGCCCTCCCAGAACTGA
- the queA gene encoding tRNA preQ1(34) S-adenosylmethionine ribosyltransferase-isomerase QueA, producing MWRRDFEFDLPSERIARYPASPRDASRLLVLPPAGDPIHGRFRALPSHFSPGDVLVLNDTKVIPARLLGALPGGGRAEVFLLKPAEDGESWDALVKPGRKLKAGAFVSLSGGSAGLEILAAAGEGRRKVRARGANMETLIRAFGSTPLPPYIARPPEEKDARRYQTVYAREGRSVAAPTAGLHFTPRVLRALETGGVRVVRLRLDVGPGTFKPVTAERVEDHRMDPEPYAVPEETAREVNAALAEGRRVVAVGTTVTRSLEDQMRRHGTVIPGEYETDLFITPGFRFRAVSGLVTNFHLPGSTLIMLVSALAGRERVLSAYREAVALNYRFYSYGDAMLAWGAQGR from the coding sequence ATGTGGCGCCGGGACTTCGAATTCGACCTTCCCTCCGAGCGCATCGCCCGCTATCCCGCGAGCCCGAGGGACGCTTCCCGCCTGCTGGTCCTTCCCCCCGCCGGGGACCCGATCCACGGCCGCTTCCGCGCCCTGCCCTCGCACTTCTCTCCGGGGGACGTTCTGGTCCTCAACGACACGAAGGTCATCCCGGCGAGGCTCCTCGGCGCGCTTCCCGGCGGCGGCCGGGCGGAGGTGTTCCTGCTGAAGCCCGCCGAGGACGGGGAATCCTGGGACGCTCTCGTGAAGCCCGGGCGCAAGTTGAAGGCGGGAGCCTTCGTGTCCCTTTCCGGCGGGTCGGCGGGTTTGGAAATCCTGGCCGCGGCCGGGGAGGGCCGCCGGAAGGTCCGGGCCCGCGGGGCGAATATGGAGACCCTGATCCGCGCCTTCGGCTCCACGCCCCTGCCGCCGTACATCGCACGCCCTCCGGAGGAAAAAGACGCCCGGAGGTACCAGACGGTCTACGCCCGCGAAGGGCGTTCGGTGGCGGCCCCCACGGCGGGGCTCCACTTCACGCCGCGGGTCCTCCGAGCCCTCGAAACGGGTGGCGTGCGCGTCGTGCGCCTACGCCTGGACGTGGGCCCGGGGACCTTCAAGCCCGTGACCGCCGAAAGGGTGGAAGACCACCGGATGGACCCGGAGCCCTACGCGGTTCCGGAAGAGACGGCCCGCGAGGTGAACGCCGCCCTGGCCGAAGGGCGCCGCGTCGTCGCGGTGGGCACCACCGTCACGCGGAGCCTGGAGGACCAGATGCGCCGCCATGGAACCGTGATTCCAGGGGAGTACGAGACGGATCTTTTCATCACGCCCGGATTCCGCTTCCGTGCCGTATCCGGCCTGGTCACGAATTTCCACCTCCCGGGCTCCACGCTGATCATGCTCGTCTCGGCCCTCGCCGGAAGGGAGCGCGTCCTGTCGGCCTACCGCGAGGCCGTGGCCCTTAACTACCGCTTTTACTCTTACGGGGACGCCATGCTCGCGTGGGGGGCGCAGGGGCGGTAG
- a CDS encoding HD domain-containing protein gives MRERIRTALQSLAPARVVFGEAASRGERVYLVGGALRDLALGLEPVDVDFVSPNPYELASSLADGAGKRVVSLGKEAAPTYRVPLDAAVLDFTALQGGGIETDLLRRDFTFNALGYDPRTREILDPANGLGDLDAGLIRLVSEQALEDDPVRVLRAYRFLAQLPEFRLEADTERLLGFRAGALLDAPPERLHLELERLFEGDAAGRACRAMAESGVLFVLFPELKRLDGLAQNDYHHADVLRHSLEALAEFDGPPRWAERLGLPRFGARQKEVLRLSLLLHDLGKADTRTVGEDGKVHFYGHSKPSADRASDILRRLRFPNAVAEQAATLCLHHLRPLALLKTSPRKTAVRRLIHSLGELLPLLLALSYADKSAARGKDRRENLEELGSLIREVLDVAAREGEEIRHLPKFVDGLEALEILGMPRPGPDLGRALDALLERQVEGAVSTREGAVAFLRDWRDRHLAPKSR, from the coding sequence GTGAGAGAACGCATCCGGACTGCCCTGCAGTCGCTGGCCCCTGCCCGCGTCGTCTTCGGAGAGGCGGCGTCCCGCGGCGAGCGAGTCTACCTGGTCGGGGGGGCCTTGAGGGACCTGGCCCTGGGCCTCGAACCCGTGGACGTGGATTTCGTTTCCCCCAACCCTTACGAACTCGCCTCCTCCCTGGCCGATGGAGCGGGCAAGCGGGTGGTCTCCCTCGGAAAGGAGGCGGCCCCCACCTATCGCGTGCCCCTCGACGCGGCGGTTCTCGACTTCACGGCCTTGCAGGGCGGAGGCATCGAGACCGACCTCCTCCGGCGCGACTTCACCTTCAACGCCCTCGGATACGATCCCCGGACCCGGGAGATCCTCGATCCGGCGAACGGACTCGGCGACCTCGACGCCGGACTCATCCGGCTGGTCTCGGAGCAGGCCCTGGAGGACGACCCCGTCCGGGTCCTCCGGGCCTACCGCTTCCTGGCGCAGCTTCCGGAATTCCGGCTGGAGGCGGACACGGAGAGACTCCTCGGCTTCCGGGCCGGCGCTCTCTTGGATGCGCCACCCGAGAGGCTCCACCTGGAGCTGGAGCGTCTCTTCGAGGGCGACGCGGCGGGACGGGCCTGCCGGGCCATGGCCGAGTCCGGCGTCCTCTTCGTGCTCTTCCCCGAACTGAAGCGGCTGGACGGGCTCGCGCAGAACGACTACCACCACGCCGATGTGCTCCGCCACTCTTTGGAGGCCCTGGCGGAATTCGACGGCCCGCCCCGTTGGGCCGAGCGCCTCGGGCTCCCCCGCTTCGGTGCGCGCCAGAAGGAAGTCCTCCGCCTCTCCCTCCTCCTGCACGACCTCGGGAAGGCCGACACCCGCACCGTGGGCGAAGATGGAAAGGTCCACTTCTACGGACACTCCAAACCTTCGGCCGATCGGGCCTCGGACATCCTTCGGCGCCTGCGCTTCCCCAACGCCGTCGCCGAGCAGGCCGCCACCCTGTGCCTCCACCACCTCCGGCCGCTGGCCCTCCTCAAGACCTCTCCGAGAAAGACCGCCGTCCGCCGCCTGATCCACTCCCTCGGGGAACTCCTGCCGCTCCTTTTGGCCCTGTCCTACGCGGACAAGTCCGCCGCCCGTGGTAAGGACCGCCGGGAGAACCTGGAGGAACTGGGCTCTCTGATCCGGGAGGTCCTGGACGTGGCGGCCCGGGAAGGCGAGGAGATCCGCCACCTCCCGAAGTTCGTGGACGGCCTGGAGGCGTTGGAGATCCTGGGCATGCCCCGCCCGGGACCGGACCTGGGGCGCGCCCTCGACGCCCTCCTGGAGCGCCAAGTGGAGGGCGCCGTGTCCACGAGGGAGGGAGCGGTGGCTTTCCTCCGGGATTGGCGCGACCGGCACCTGGCTCCCAAGTCCAGGTAG